From the Rhodoferax mekongensis genome, one window contains:
- a CDS encoding HpcH/HpaI aldolase/citrate lyase family protein gives MKHPRDILLGAQGAAGVLPVCDHYSGVEARMVKSLQMQADMTQEFGACVFDVTLDCEDGAPVGGELDHANMVAALAKSAQEAPDLIANGLRRRVGVRLHAVDHPAFLQDVACVVGAAAHALSYIMLPKVESAADVELAVRAIDALGPVAAAIPLHVLIESPAAVHRAFEIAAHARVQSISFGLMDFVSSHGGAIPATAMGVRASTDGDTLDQFHHPLVVRAKTDISSACHAFGKVPSHCVVTEFKDAQALSRAARYASQALGYTRMWSIHPDQIRPIVQAFAPDARAVEQAADIVTRAAAADWGPVSAGGVLHDRASYRFFWQVLERAHATGVAVPSEVAAYFESPLAKEGAR, from the coding sequence GTGAAGCATCCTCGCGACATCCTTTTAGGTGCGCAGGGTGCTGCGGGTGTACTGCCGGTGTGTGACCATTACAGCGGTGTAGAAGCCCGCATGGTCAAGAGCCTGCAAATGCAGGCGGACATGACCCAGGAGTTCGGCGCTTGCGTATTTGACGTGACCCTGGACTGCGAAGACGGTGCGCCCGTCGGTGGAGAGCTCGATCATGCCAATATGGTTGCGGCGCTCGCCAAGTCTGCGCAAGAAGCTCCTGATTTGATAGCAAATGGCTTGCGCCGCCGTGTGGGTGTGCGCTTGCATGCGGTAGACCACCCTGCGTTTCTGCAGGATGTGGCGTGTGTGGTCGGCGCTGCTGCCCATGCCCTGAGTTACATCATGCTGCCCAAGGTGGAGTCTGCCGCCGATGTGGAGCTGGCAGTCCGCGCCATCGATGCGTTGGGACCTGTGGCTGCTGCAATTCCATTGCATGTGTTAATCGAGTCCCCGGCAGCGGTGCATCGCGCTTTTGAGATTGCGGCCCATGCGCGCGTGCAGTCCATCAGTTTCGGTTTGATGGACTTCGTGTCCAGCCACGGTGGCGCCATTCCCGCGACAGCGATGGGGGTTCGGGCCTCGACCGATGGCGATACCTTGGACCAGTTCCACCATCCCTTGGTCGTGCGTGCCAAGACAGATATTTCTAGCGCCTGCCATGCGTTTGGCAAAGTGCCATCGCATTGCGTGGTGACTGAGTTCAAAGACGCACAAGCCTTGAGCCGGGCAGCCCGATATGCTTCCCAAGCCTTGGGTTACACCCGCATGTGGAGTATTCATCCGGACCAGATCCGGCCTATCGTTCAAGCGTTTGCCCCGGATGCAAGAGCTGTGGAGCAGGCAGCAGACATCGTGACCCGCGCCGCAGCGGCCGATTGGGGCCCTGTGTCAGCAGGTGGTGTTTTGCACGACCGGGCCAGTTACCGGTTTTTCTGGCAGGTGCTGGAGCGTGCGCACGCGACTGGTGTGGCCGTGCCTTCGGAGGTGGCTGCCTATTTCGAATCGCCCCTCGCGAAGGAGGGCGCAAGATGA